In the Clostridium beijerinckii genome, one interval contains:
- a CDS encoding IspD/TarI family cytidylyltransferase, protein MNIALLTAGGIGTRAHQDIPKQFIHVENKPIIIYTMEAFQKHPSIDAIIVVGLSAWIEILWAYAKQFNITKLKWVVEGGKTGQESIKNGLMELSKHCNIDDVVLVHDGNRPFVSQDIITDSLIKHKRYGSAIASIPCTEAVFQSEDGIESENTIPREKLYRTQTPHVYKLGKLLWAHEEAEKRGIINTAASCSLMNALGEKIYFSLGSEKNIKITTVEDIEIFKALLHSNNDAWIK, encoded by the coding sequence ATGAATATAGCATTATTAACTGCTGGTGGTATTGGAACTAGAGCACATCAGGATATACCAAAGCAATTTATACATGTTGAAAATAAGCCAATTATCATTTATACAATGGAAGCCTTTCAAAAGCATCCTAGCATTGATGCTATTATTGTTGTTGGATTATCTGCATGGATAGAAATTTTATGGGCTTATGCAAAACAATTTAATATAACAAAATTAAAGTGGGTTGTTGAAGGCGGGAAGACTGGCCAAGAATCAATAAAAAATGGTCTTATGGAATTAAGCAAGCATTGTAATATTGATGATGTAGTATTAGTACATGATGGAAATAGACCATTTGTATCTCAAGATATTATTACGGATTCGTTGATTAAACATAAGCGATATGGATCTGCTATTGCATCAATACCATGTACTGAAGCGGTTTTTCAAAGTGAAGATGGTATTGAATCGGAAAATACAATTCCGAGAGAAAAACTATATAGAACACAGACACCTCATGTTTATAAATTAGGTAAGTTGTTATGGGCTCATGAAGAAGCTGAAAAGAGAGGTATTATAAATACAGCTGCTTCTTGTTCTCTTATGAATGCACTTGGTGAAAAAATTTATTTTTCATTGGGATCTGAAAAAAATATTAAAATTACAACAGTTGAGGATATTGAAATCTTCAAAGCGCTTTTACATTCAAATAATGATGCATGGATCAAATAG
- a CDS encoding NAD-dependent epimerase/dehydratase family protein, which translates to MEYNDKYNKNLQETIDNVFNVDFMKNKSILVTGSTGLIGSAIIDTLIYKNCIDNSNIHIYAAGRSKDRIQQRFSQFLDKDFFTSVLYDANKELDFDFDVDYIIHGASNAHPLAYSEQPVETMISNFCGMNNLLKYAQEHNVLRTLYISSSEVYGEKTDSEYYKENDYGFVNILNPRACYPSSKRASETLCASYKKEYDLDVLVVRPGHIYGPTMTNSDSRASAQFARNVINGQDIIMKSAGLQLRSYCYVFDCVSAILAVLLNGTSGEAYNISNRNSVVTIRQLAESFANSCDRKIVFENPDDVEILGYNMMSCSALDASKLENLGWQGLYDIDEGVGRTIEILKENQ; encoded by the coding sequence ATGGAATATAATGATAAGTATAATAAAAATTTACAGGAAACAATAGATAATGTTTTTAATGTTGATTTTATGAAGAATAAAAGCATATTAGTTACTGGATCCACAGGATTGATTGGCTCTGCAATTATAGATACGTTAATCTATAAAAATTGCATAGATAATTCGAATATCCATATCTATGCAGCTGGAAGAAGTAAAGATAGAATTCAACAAAGATTTAGCCAGTTTTTAGATAAAGATTTTTTTACTTCTGTTTTATATGATGCTAATAAAGAGTTGGATTTTGATTTTGATGTCGATTATATTATACATGGTGCTAGTAATGCACATCCATTAGCTTATTCAGAACAACCGGTGGAAACTATGATTAGTAATTTTTGCGGAATGAATAATTTACTGAAGTACGCTCAAGAACATAACGTACTTAGAACTTTATATATTTCATCGAGCGAAGTGTATGGTGAAAAAACTGATTCGGAATATTATAAAGAAAATGATTATGGATTTGTTAACATCCTAAATCCAAGAGCTTGTTATCCTTCAAGTAAAAGGGCGTCTGAAACTTTATGTGCAAGTTACAAAAAAGAATACGATTTAGATGTATTAGTCGTTAGGCCAGGCCATATATATGGACCAACCATGACAAATAGTGATTCAAGGGCTTCTGCTCAATTTGCAAGAAATGTAATAAATGGACAAGATATTATTATGAAGAGTGCAGGATTACAACTCCGTTCATATTGTTATGTGTTCGATTGTGTATCTGCTATATTGGCAGTCCTATTGAATGGAACATCGGGGGAAGCTTATAATATTTCAAATAGAAATTCAGTTGTAACAATAAGACAACTTGCAGAAAGCTTTGCAAATAGCTGTGATCGAAAGATTGTATTTGAAAATCCAGATGATGTGGAAATCTTGGGATATAATATGATGTCGTGCTCAGCATTGGATGCGAGCAAGTTGGAGAATCTTGGGTGGCAAGGGCTTTATGATATTGATGAAGGGGTCGGAAGAACAATCGAAATTTTAAAGGAAAATCAATAA
- a CDS encoding DUF4160 domain-containing protein → MPVITRFYGIVVKMYPNDHTPPHFHAIYGEYVGVIDINTLEMIEGDLSNRALKLVKEWAERYQKDLIDMWNTKLFRKLEGLE, encoded by the coding sequence ATGCCAGTTATTACAAGATTTTATGGGATAGTAGTAAAGATGTATCCAAATGATCATACACCACCACATTTTCATGCAATATATGGAGAATATGTTGGTGTTATAGATATAAATACATTAGAAATGATAGAAGGTGATTTATCAAATAGAGCTTTAAAATTAGTAAAAGAATGGGCTGAGAGATATCAAAAAGATTTGATAGATATGTGGAATACTAAATTATTTAGGAAGTTAGAGGGCTTAGAATAA
- a CDS encoding DUF2442 domain-containing protein, whose translation MNNPKIKKIKIDSQQYILIVLFDNGILKEIDFKEKLQNDFYSDLKNKMLFEQAQVDIGGYGVSWNEDIDISEYELWNIGKVISNESILF comes from the coding sequence ATGAATAATCCTAAAATAAAGAAAATAAAGATAGATTCTCAGCAATATATTTTAATAGTTTTATTTGATAATGGAATACTTAAAGAGATTGATTTTAAAGAAAAACTACAAAATGATTTCTACAGTGATTTAAAAAATAAGATGTTATTTGAACAAGCACAAGTTGATATTGGTGGTTATGGTGTAAGCTGGAATGAGGATATTGATATTAGTGAATATGAACTTTGGAATATTGGGAAAGTTATTAGTAATGAGTCCATTTTATTCTAG
- a CDS encoding Fic family protein, which produces MLFERNVTFSDVVPQLEINKLIILIKRLLPDVVFNMASLEGNPFTYPEVQTLLDGITIGGHRLSDEQQVLRIKEGWNLLFEIVKKDNITMGKELFNDFNKIIAKDEALICGQFRTGQVRIGGTDFMPPKYDELEIIFATELPQIIDRCKTKTDLAFEMFLWGALNKFYYDGNKRTSRLVCNYILLSNGQGVLNVKAKDRLEFNTLMLEFYNTIKADNIVEFFYKKCLERYI; this is translated from the coding sequence ATGTTATTTGAGCGAAATGTTACATTTTCCGATGTTGTACCTCAATTAGAAATAAATAAATTAATTATATTGATAAAAAGATTATTGCCAGATGTTGTATTTAATATGGCGAGCTTAGAAGGAAATCCATTTACATATCCAGAAGTACAAACACTTTTAGATGGAATAACAATTGGAGGTCATAGATTAAGTGATGAGCAACAAGTTCTTCGTATAAAAGAAGGTTGGAATTTATTATTTGAAATAGTGAAGAAAGATAATATAACAATGGGGAAAGAACTTTTTAATGACTTCAACAAAATAATTGCAAAAGATGAAGCATTAATATGTGGGCAATTTAGAACAGGACAGGTTAGGATTGGTGGAACAGATTTTATGCCACCAAAATATGATGAATTAGAAATTATATTTGCTACTGAATTGCCACAAATTATAGATAGATGTAAGACAAAGACGGATTTAGCATTTGAAATGTTCCTATGGGGGGCGTTAAATAAATTTTATTATGATGGAAATAAGAGAACATCAAGATTAGTATGTAACTATATATTGCTTTCTAATGGTCAAGGAGTATTAAATGTTAAAGCTAAAGATAGATTAGAATTTAATACTTTGATGTTAGAATTTTATAACACTATAAAAGCAGATAATATTGTGGAGTTTTTCTATAAAAAATGTTTGGAAAGATATATATAG
- a CDS encoding Uma2 family endonuclease, translated as MHIEENRMFTLEEYEKLQHKYKYNIEFINGDVVLHSKTSVKHNEIVNNIQFKLMSYLTNSKCKVYTEQIELKFHNDKDIINIFPDVFVMCEDGKKVGESFVSPPKIIFEVVSPNYSGHDYITKLQIYQRYGVLEYVIVEQTGEMIQYNLVDGVFKPSINEYYSSNIFEGLFIKTEEILE; from the coding sequence ATGCATATAGAAGAAAATAGAATGTTTACTTTAGAAGAATATGAGAAGTTACAACATAAATATAAATATAATATAGAGTTCATAAATGGAGATGTTGTTCTTCATTCTAAAACCTCTGTTAAACATAATGAGATAGTAAATAATATTCAATTTAAGCTTATGAGCTACTTAACTAATAGTAAATGTAAAGTATATACTGAGCAAATAGAATTAAAATTTCATAATGATAAGGATATAATAAATATATTTCCAGATGTATTTGTAATGTGTGAAGATGGAAAAAAAGTTGGAGAAAGCTTCGTATCTCCACCAAAGATAATATTCGAAGTGGTTTCTCCTAATTATTCAGGACATGATTATATAACCAAACTTCAAATATATCAAAGGTATGGAGTTTTAGAATATGTAATAGTTGAGCAGACAGGTGAGATGATTCAGTATAATCTGGTAGATGGCGTATTTAAGCCTTCTATAAATGAGTATTACTCCAGTAATATTTTTGAAGGATTATTTATTAAAACAGAAGAAATATTAGAATAG
- a CDS encoding Rpn family recombination-promoting nuclease/putative transposase, protein MKENKVYHEHDVGYKHIFSHKGTFLEFLRSFTKKGWADLIKEEDLILVDKSYILSDFEEEESDILYRVNINGEEVIFYVLLEFQSKVDFQMPMRLLFYMTEVWRDVLKNADKSEVKRKSFRLPAVIPIVLYNGKNKWTAKTSFKEILSGYELFEDNILNFNYMLFDINRYSDEELYSVSNLVSAVFLLDQEMDEDELIRRLRKLIYILKKISPEQLSVFKQWLKKIVKPRLTEEMQKEVDEVLDKSNQEEVDFMVSNLGKTLEKMERKATEKGIEKGIEKGIEKKAKETAIKAIEMGMNNEVITELTGLSNEDIDFIRKGQSH, encoded by the coding sequence GTGAAAGAGAATAAAGTATATCATGAACATGATGTAGGCTATAAGCACATATTTTCACATAAGGGTACTTTTTTAGAATTTTTAAGAAGTTTTACTAAAAAGGGATGGGCAGACTTAATAAAAGAAGAGGATTTAATATTAGTAGATAAATCTTATATACTTTCAGATTTTGAAGAGGAAGAATCGGATATACTTTATAGGGTAAACATAAATGGAGAAGAAGTAATATTTTATGTGTTACTAGAATTTCAATCGAAAGTAGACTTTCAAATGCCAATGAGGTTGCTGTTTTATATGACAGAAGTTTGGAGAGATGTACTAAAAAATGCGGATAAGAGTGAGGTTAAAAGAAAATCTTTTAGGCTACCAGCAGTTATCCCGATAGTGTTATACAATGGAAAAAATAAATGGACAGCAAAGACAAGTTTTAAGGAAATATTAAGTGGATATGAATTATTTGAAGATAATATATTAAACTTTAATTATATGCTATTTGATATAAATAGATATTCAGATGAAGAGCTATATAGTGTATCTAATTTAGTATCAGCAGTATTTTTATTAGATCAGGAAATGGATGAAGATGAATTAATAAGAAGACTAAGAAAATTAATATATATTCTAAAGAAAATTTCGCCGGAACAGCTTAGTGTTTTTAAGCAATGGCTCAAGAAAATAGTAAAGCCTAGATTAACTGAAGAAATGCAAAAAGAAGTTGATGAGGTATTAGATAAATCTAATCAGGAGGAGGTAGATTTTATGGTTAGCAATTTAGGAAAGACTTTAGAAAAGATGGAAAGAAAAGCAACAGAAAAAGGAATAGAAAAAGGAATAGAAAAAGGAATAGAAAAGAAAGCAAAGGAAACAGCTATAAAGGCTATAGAAATGGGAATGAATAATGAGGTTATAACTGAGTTAACAGGACTATCAAATGAAGATATAGATTTTATTAGAAAAGGACAAAGTCACTAA
- a CDS encoding Rpn family recombination-promoting nuclease/putative transposase, producing the protein MKENKVYHEHDVGYKHIFSHKGTFLEFLRSFTKKGWADLIKEEDLILVDKSYILSDFEEEESDILYRVNINGEEVIFYVLLEFQSKVDFQMPMRLLFYMTEVWRDVLKNADKSEVKRKSFRLPAVIPIVLYNGKNKWTAKTSFKQILSGYELFEDNILNFNYMLFDINRYSDEELYSVSNLVSAVFLLDQEMDEDELIRRLRKLIYILKKISPEQLSVFKQWLKKIVKPRLTEEMQKEVDEVLDKSNQEEVDFMVSNLGKTLEKMERKATEKGIEKGIEKKAKETAIKAIEMGMNNEVITELTGLSNEDIDFIRKGQSH; encoded by the coding sequence GTGAAAGAGAATAAAGTATATCATGAACATGATGTAGGCTATAAGCACATATTTTCACATAAGGGTACTTTTTTAGAATTTTTAAGAAGTTTTACTAAAAAGGGATGGGCAGACTTAATAAAAGAAGAGGATTTAATATTAGTAGATAAATCTTATATACTTTCAGATTTTGAAGAGGAAGAATCGGATATACTTTATAGGGTAAACATAAATGGAGAAGAAGTAATATTTTATGTGTTACTAGAATTTCAATCGAAAGTAGACTTTCAAATGCCAATGAGGTTGCTGTTTTATATGACAGAAGTTTGGAGAGATGTACTAAAAAATGCGGATAAGAGTGAGGTTAAAAGAAAATCTTTTAGGCTACCAGCAGTTATCCCGATAGTGTTATACAATGGAAAAAATAAATGGACAGCAAAGACAAGTTTTAAGCAAATATTAAGTGGATATGAATTATTTGAAGATAATATATTAAACTTTAATTATATGCTATTTGATATAAATAGATATTCAGATGAAGAGCTATATAGTGTATCTAATTTAGTATCAGCAGTATTTTTATTAGATCAGGAAATGGATGAAGATGAATTAATAAGAAGACTAAGAAAATTAATATATATTCTAAAGAAAATTTCGCCGGAACAGCTTAGTGTTTTTAAGCAATGGCTCAAGAAAATAGTAAAGCCTAGATTAACTGAAGAAATGCAAAAAGAAGTTGATGAGGTATTAGATAAATCTAATCAGGAGGAGGTAGATTTTATGGTTAGCAATTTAGGAAAGACTTTAGAAAAGATGGAAAGAAAAGCAACAGAAAAAGGAATAGAAAAAGGAATAGAAAAGAAAGCAAAGGAAACAGCTATAAAGGCTATAGAAATGGGAATGAATAATGAGGTTATAACTGAGTTAACAGGACTATCAAATGAAGATATAGATTTTATTAGAAAAGGACAAAGTCACTAA
- a CDS encoding DUF4160 domain-containing protein translates to MPEISLFFGIRITINYNDHVPPHFHAEYNGEKALVDIINGRVMKGYLPKRQLKLVLAWAEIHKDELMQNWELARSHQALYRIAPLS, encoded by the coding sequence TTGCCAGAAATAAGCCTATTTTTTGGAATAAGAATTACTATAAATTATAATGATCATGTACCACCACATTTTCATGCTGAATATAATGGTGAAAAGGCATTGGTAGATATTATTAATGGTAGAGTTATGAAAGGATATTTGCCTAAGAGACAATTGAAATTGGTTTTAGCTTGGGCTGAAATTCACAAGGATGAATTGATGCAAAACTGGGAATTGGCTAGAAGTCACCAAGCATTATATAGAATAGCACCATTGAGTTAG
- a CDS encoding DUF2442 domain-containing protein encodes MEYMPEVIQVRPTNDFKVYVYFDDGSIKLYDAKELINKGIFTKVKDINVFKETCTVLNGTLAWDLDGNYNENTCLDIDPFEIYENCPDVDE; translated from the coding sequence ATGGAATATATGCCAGAAGTTATTCAAGTAAGACCAACAAATGATTTCAAAGTTTATGTTTATTTTGATGATGGTTCGATTAAGCTATATGATGCTAAGGAGTTAATAAATAAAGGTATATTTACTAAAGTTAAGGATATAAATGTTTTTAAGGAAACTTGCACTGTCTTAAATGGAACACTGGCTTGGGATTTGGATGGTAATTATAATGAAAATACATGTTTAGATATTGATCCGTTTGAGATATATGAAAATTGTCCGGATGTAGATGAGTAG
- a CDS encoding Rpn family recombination-promoting nuclease/putative transposase: MCKLNPKVDFAFKKLFGSEENKSILIAFINSIISEKNKIEDIELKNPYNISNYRKGKMTILDIKAVDEKGIWYDIEMQIAEQGFYDKRAFYYWSKVYSDQIESGDDFEILRKTIGINILDFNYLKEEDFHNVYKVYNEKTKEEFSDLFEMHFIELNKFKKDYKDVKTALDRWVSFLNRAYEIDKYKIPKELEEDENIKKAIEKLDIMYLDKEEREIYENDLKALRIHNAEIRSAEEKGIKEGIKQGQYQEKINIAKNLLDFLDNKTIAIKTGLTIEEIQKLR, from the coding sequence GTGTGTAAATTAAATCCAAAAGTTGATTTTGCATTTAAAAAGTTATTTGGAAGTGAAGAAAATAAAAGTATATTAATAGCATTTATAAATTCCATAATATCAGAGAAAAATAAAATAGAAGATATAGAGTTAAAGAATCCATATAATATTTCAAATTACCGAAAAGGTAAAATGACAATTCTTGATATAAAAGCAGTAGATGAAAAAGGAATATGGTATGATATAGAGATGCAAATAGCAGAACAAGGCTTTTATGATAAAAGAGCTTTTTATTATTGGTCAAAGGTGTATTCAGATCAGATAGAAAGTGGAGATGATTTTGAAATTTTAAGAAAGACTATAGGAATAAATATATTAGATTTTAATTACTTAAAAGAGGAAGATTTTCATAATGTATATAAGGTTTATAATGAAAAAACAAAAGAAGAATTTTCTGATTTATTTGAAATGCATTTTATAGAACTAAATAAATTTAAGAAGGATTATAAGGATGTAAAAACTGCGTTAGATAGATGGGTTAGCTTTTTAAATAGAGCTTATGAAATAGATAAATATAAAATACCAAAAGAATTAGAAGAAGACGAAAACATAAAAAAAGCTATAGAAAAGTTGGATATAATGTATTTAGACAAAGAAGAAAGGGAAATATATGAGAATGATTTAAAAGCACTACGTATTCATAATGCAGAAATTAGGAGTGCTGAAGAAAAAGGAATAAAAGAAGGAATAAAACAAGGACAGTATCAGGAAAAAATAAATATAGCTAAAAACTTATTAGATTTTTTAGACAATAAAACAATAGCGATTAAAACTGGATTAACTATAGAAGAAATACAAAAATTAAGGTGA
- a CDS encoding DUF2922 domain-containing protein: MEYVLAMTFITENGLKSNFSISGVKPDVTPAEVNSLMDTIIQKNVFFSSSGALVKKSDAKLTQKTVTKIDIA; this comes from the coding sequence ATGGAATATGTTTTAGCAATGACTTTTATAACTGAAAATGGATTAAAAAGCAACTTCAGTATCAGCGGGGTTAAACCTGATGTTACTCCTGCTGAGGTAAATTCTCTTATGGACACAATCATTCAAAAGAATGTCTTCTTCAGCTCCTCTGGAGCTTTAGTAAAAAAATCAGACGCTAAATTAACACAGAAAACTGTTACAAAAATTGATATAGCATAA
- a CDS encoding DUF1659 domain-containing protein, with protein sequence MAVAKQIKTTSLSIEVQSGLDKAGDPIYSKKSFANVRTDVAPENAYAVGEAIKSVMSTGTRSTLLNESSSLTQE encoded by the coding sequence ATGGCAGTAGCAAAACAAATTAAAACTACATCTTTAAGTATCGAGGTTCAAAGTGGGTTGGATAAAGCTGGCGACCCAATCTACAGCAAGAAAAGCTTTGCAAATGTGAGGACTGACGTAGCTCCAGAAAATGCATATGCAGTAGGAGAAGCAATTAAGAGTGTTATGTCCACTGGTACAAGATCCACTTTGTTAAATGAATCTTCAAGCCTTACTCAAGAATAA
- a CDS encoding YvrJ family protein yields MGINDMMSLITNAGFPIAVCAYLLFRLEKQLSTLSSSINKLNTIISTKLGVVIDTSCDSEVQNLK; encoded by the coding sequence ATGGGAATTAACGATATGATGAGCCTTATTACTAATGCTGGATTTCCTATAGCAGTGTGCGCTTATTTACTATTTCGCCTTGAAAAACAACTATCTACCCTTTCATCTTCAATAAACAAATTAAATACTATAATTTCTACTAAACTAGGTGTTGTCATTGATACTTCATGTGATAGCGAAGTTCAAAATCTGAAATAA
- a CDS encoding sigma-70 family RNA polymerase sigma factor, translated as MNYDYIEHLASKAKGGDLKAKENLIKEFTPLINSLSMRTFIHGYEKCDIKNECFLMLFNCIAKYDLNTHRFVAYATNSIKNNLLVLLKRYDNRKDIDGYFSLSDDIECNTSLSNDMEDESMNLEYENIKLLSAIKNNLSDSERYLINFVFFMKNTLTNYAYHENVSYMTALKRKKKALKKLKSCIVGGNELWELTI; from the coding sequence GTGAATTATGATTATATTGAACACTTAGCCTCAAAGGCTAAGGGTGGTGACCTTAAAGCTAAAGAAAATTTAATTAAGGAATTTACTCCACTTATAAATTCCTTATCTATGAGAACATTTATCCATGGTTATGAAAAATGCGATATTAAAAATGAGTGCTTCTTAATGCTTTTTAACTGCATAGCTAAGTACGATTTAAATACTCATCGTTTTGTTGCATATGCCACAAATTCCATAAAAAATAATCTACTTGTTCTACTAAAAAGATACGATAATCGAAAAGATATTGATGGATATTTCTCTTTAAGTGATGATATTGAGTGTAATACTTCTCTAAGTAATGATATGGAAGATGAAAGTATGAATCTTGAATATGAGAACATTAAACTATTATCTGCAATAAAAAATAATTTAAGCGATTCAGAGAGGTATTTAATAAACTTTGTCTTTTTTATGAAAAATACCCTTACAAATTATGCTTATCATGAGAATGTATCATATATGACAGCTTTAAAAAGAAAGAAAAAAGCTTTAAAAAAATTAAAAAGTTGTATTGTTGGAGGTAATGAATTATGGGAATTAACGATATGA
- a CDS encoding helix-turn-helix domain-containing protein, which produces MNITGIILKNLRLKKNITLDQLASEINKTFDINITGSMLSKWETGKAAPIYDHLKRLASYYNVTTDFLLGFDQYENLISVDSSANLNKTKPKIRYSKKANKVKTLAKLLENDKITLKDLLIFEDFIRIYISKKSKNLYR; this is translated from the coding sequence ATGAATATAACAGGTATAATCCTTAAGAACTTGCGATTAAAAAAGAATATTACTCTAGATCAGCTAGCTTCTGAAATAAATAAAACATTTGATATTAATATTACTGGAAGCATGCTTTCTAAATGGGAAACTGGTAAAGCAGCACCAATATATGATCACTTGAAACGCTTAGCCTCATACTATAATGTCACTACAGACTTTCTTCTTGGTTTTGATCAATATGAAAACTTAATTAGCGTTGATTCTTCTGCTAATTTAAATAAGACAAAACCTAAAATACGTTATTCTAAAAAGGCCAATAAAGTAAAAACACTAGCAAAATTATTGGAGAACGATAAGATCACTCTTAAAGATCTTCTAATCTTTGAGGATTTTATTCGTATTTATATATCAAAAAAATCAAAAAATTTATATAGGTAG
- a CDS encoding helix-turn-helix domain-containing protein has translation MSKSQAQYNKFKEFLLVNNIKQSELAEHIGRSSSFVNNALNGRGARFTSEDLNAIRCLFNIRISEYF, from the coding sequence ATGTCAAAGTCACAAGCTCAATATAATAAATTTAAGGAATTCTTATTGGTGAATAACATCAAACAAAGTGAGTTAGCAGAACACATTGGCAGATCAAGCTCTTTTGTTAACAATGCGTTAAATGGAAGAGGTGCAAGATTTACTTCAGAAGATTTAAACGCAATAAGATGTTTATTTAATATTAGAATAAGTGAATATTTTTAA
- a CDS encoding YqaJ viral recombinase family protein: MAERDLKFIYGNEIGIILGINAKKTIKELYEEKLEKGQSRHINLKEEYEEIYWFNTLKEILCKEFTIRSGKKVRKELKTIIDEEYEFMCCKVDRRIVGENSILLCSIYNGINFDEEINKNVFLECQHNMRVTKADKCYFACLINSRKFVFKEIHRDEKVISKIVNEEKVFFYDHILKEISPR; this comes from the coding sequence ATGGCAGAAAGAGATTTAAAATTCATTTATGGGAATGAGATAGGGATAATATTAGGTATAAATGCAAAGAAAACAATAAAAGAATTATATGAAGAGAAGTTAGAAAAAGGTCAGAGTAGACATATAAATCTTAAGGAAGAATATGAAGAAATTTATTGGTTTAATACTTTAAAGGAGATTTTATGTAAAGAATTTACCATAAGAAGTGGTAAGAAGGTAAGAAAAGAATTAAAAACAATTATTGATGAAGAATATGAATTTATGTGTTGTAAAGTAGATAGAAGAATAGTTGGTGAAAATTCTATTTTACTTTGCAGCATATATAATGGAATTAACTTTGATGAAGAAATAAATAAAAATGTTTTTCTTGAATGTCAACATAATATGAGAGTTACAAAAGCCGATAAATGCTATTTTGCATGTTTAATCAACAGCAGAAAATTTGTATTTAAAGAGATACATAGAGATGAAAAGGTGATTTCAAAGATAGTTAATGAAGAGAAAGTATTTTTTTATGATCATATCTTAAAGGAAATTTCGCCTAGGTGA